Below is a genomic region from Rosa chinensis cultivar Old Blush chromosome 5, RchiOBHm-V2, whole genome shotgun sequence.
aattgaataATTAATATTAATTCTATGAGAGTTTTCTCATTTCTTAAGCAAAGAATGTCGAAAATGTGAAGGCTGATTAGTCTGAAGCAGACACGAGTCCTACATCAGAGGATTTAAAATTAGGACATTTCTACTACTCCTAATCTCCTCCTGCCATCtgtccacctctctctctctctcaaacctcTCTCGACCCCTCAAACCTCAAACTCTCACCCACCATGAGCAGCCGGGAGGTGAAATTTAGCTGGACCTCCGCCCTCATCGGCGCCGCTTCTGCCCTAGCCACCACCTCTCTTCTCTCTGCTAAGCCCAAGGACCCCACCTTCGACCTCATCTCCATCGATCTCACCTCCTTCAAGCTCAACCTCCCTCTCCTCGACGCCGGCCTCGTCCTCACCGTCCACATCACCAACCCCAACATCACCCCCATCCACTACTCCTCTACCACCATGTCCATCTTCTACAAAGGCTCCCTCCTCGGCTCCGCCGACATCAAGGCCGGCTCCCAGTCCGCCAAGTCCTGCAAGCTCCTCCGCCTCCCGGCCCGCCTCGACGGCCTCCAGCTAGCCCACCACTGCTTTTATTGACGTTGCCGTTTGGTGTGTGGGTGAAAATGTGAAATCTCTAATGTGGTCGACTTTTGCGAGATATATTGAACCACTAGGTGTGTAAGAGTGATCGAGAGAGAAGCTCGAAGCTTCTGACCCGAAAAGAGGTCGCCGACCCGGAGGAGGAACCCGACCGGAACTTTCACGTCTGGCCACCCCGCGATGGCGCATGGGCACCATCCTCTTCGTCTCCTCGCCGCCGTCACGCCTGTGGCCTCTGATCGTCCATGCACCAGACGAGGAAGAAGAATTGACGGTGAGAATGTCGACTGTTCTAGCCAATTCACAACGTTTTCCGGTCACCGATGGAGCTTCCTGCGTTTTTCCGGCCATGCTGGGCTTCGTTTTCATCTTGGCTGCGTTGGTGGACCAGAAATCAAGAGGCTTGCTGGGTTATTGGCGTCAAAATCCtcagttcatcagttcagtTCAGCTAAGAAATTCTGGAAAACCGAGTTGGTTTTTGAAGGTATATACCGCCCTTGAATCAAGTTTTTCTCTTCTGGGGATAATTGGAAGTTAAACACTATGATGGTTTGGTTGAGGTGATAATCTGGTATTGCGATCTTGAATCGGAAACTTGGTTGAATTATGGtggggtctttctaaatgtactcagcaaatttctatgtagacccagcaaatcaattttgcatgaaaaaatatttatatCCTGGTACAAAATGACAATAATAGTCatgtaatttctatttttaccCCTACATTTGTACCCAGCAATCTTCATCCCTTCCCCACAAACTCTTGAAGAAGAAAGCCCGATTTGAATGAAAATGGTGAAAAGGTGGAAGGAGAAGTGATTGTGATTGAAAAGCCGTTGATGGGCAAATCAGGTCATGAATGAATTGGTTCTGAATGGGCAAATCAGGTTATGAATGAATTGGTTCACCGTACTTCTTCATACAAATATCGAAATACTGAGCAAAATCCCCAAGAAACTCAACTGAGCAAAGATAAAGAAGAATATGAAGTGCCTAATCGTGCAATGCTAGAGCAAGCTTCACCCTTATCATCTGATCATGCGGCACTTAGCAGTTGAGATACAAATATTAAGACGACTACCTTGTCCTCAAAGCAGTACAATTATAAGATAGGGAGTGATCAGAATGAACCAGGTGAGTCAACTTCTCCTCCGTTTTCTTGTTTACACTGCACGCTTCATTGGCATCACAAAATTTAGAGATTCCATACTCATCATACTAATAATAATTGCAGAGAGAGGAAGAACAATAATCCCTTGGGAGATAAAAAGAATGGAGTTCTTGTAGCAGGGAAAAATCAGTCACATGTATTAATTGCAGCATTTTCATTGGAGTTCCTCTGCAGGGAAGAAAAACTGCAGAGAAAGGGCTTACAAGAGTGATTACTTCTGTGAGCGATGCAATTGAAGTATGGAACTGCTGTGAGTAttttgctgggtttaattaaGAGAAGGGCATAATTGGAAAGCCTGCTGGGTGTAGGTagaaattttgtaattttgttagGTGTAAAAATTTTGCTGGGTCTATTTAGATATTTGccgggtacatttagaaagacccttatGGTGTTGTGCCCAGTTTAAATGAGTTGGGTAGTTTTGAAGATATGTTTGAACTAGGAAGGAAGTTTGGTGAGTTGAttgaggttaaaaaaaaaaaaaaaaaaaaaaaaaaaaaaatcactaggggtgtgtgtgtgtgtatacatatTGTGTTTTTTTTGTCGAGAATCCAGAAtaatcgagagagagagagagagagagagagagagctgcaaACTGAGAGTGCCAGAacgatcgagagagagagagatctgatcTCTCATCGTTGCAGGCAGAAAGAGAAAGGTATTGAGCTTTGTTGTTTTGTATTGGTTGTGTTTTATTCAGGCTGATTTTCCTCAATTTGTTATGCGTGTTCTTCTCTTTGATTTTTGTGTTATCAATTTCCAGATAGAACCAAGGTTTTCTTTGCGATTCGGTTGCGTATCAAAATGCCGTATTTGACTACAAAATTCAGGCCAGAGAATACATCGCGCGGGAACTTACTTTATGAGTTCCGATGTTAGTGGTATGGCTGCAATCTGTGAGTATTCGAATCTATCTGTGCTGTTTGTGTTAATTACAAGGATAATATTTTGGAGTTTATGGTTTTGCATTGTAATTGATGTCATTAACTTATGTAAATTATTAGAATACCTGCAAGCTTTGTGCCAAACTAGGTGGGAAAATATTGTATTAGATGTACCCTCCCTGGATAGCAGTGGTTTCCATGAATAACACTTGACATTTTGTTTGATGTTAGCAGTAAGGATAGCAGTGGATATATGTCTACACAACTGATTTAATTATATCACACATAATTAACAACTGTTTAAATCTAAACATGTAGGAAAGAAGATATACTGGTGACATTGTGGGAGGATATTTCACGCAGTCTTGATATTGAGGCTATCAGGACTACACCGCCACCTGCGCTCGCAGTTTTCACGAgcctcaaattgaaacaatatcAAAGTAAGCCATAACTTTCATTTTGTCATTCAGATATAGTGTCATAGAAAAATCATACTTTTATTTGATCTCTTTTATATTAACTACCATATATTCGGTATTCTAGACAAAGTTTCACTGTCAAGCACATGAAGCACTTTTTACATCCTCAATCCTGACATTCCAGGGGCTGGAGCTTACAAACAAGTGTAAGCATCTCATCTAAAACATGTATATCTTTCTAACAGAGATGCTATTTTTAACATAAAACTTTTGTGCAGTGAAGTTCGCTGTCCTTATAATACTGTCAATATCCTGTCACCTCTGCCCAACCAACTCATGAGTCCTGAGGAGTACGTTGGAAGCTATGGAGAAAAAGACTGTCGGAATTAAACATCTTTAATCCCACTTATATATGGTGAACAATCTCAACTTTGATTCACTTAATCTTCATACTTCCCTTTGTTCAAGTCTTTGGACTTCTGTATTTTATATCTACTGCGCTTTAACTTGCGAGTAGTTAATATTAGAAATATACAACAACAAGTGAATTTTGCTATAAATTTCTTGGATGTCAGGTAGTTTTCTGGGAGTATCTGTTTAAACACTATGCGTGTGATTAACTGTGAGTTCTTAAGTAGTTGCGAAATGGTGAGACACAACTTTAGTAGAACAGTTTCCCGTGTCTAATTAAAAAATTGTAAGAAGCATGATGCTTCTCAATAAGTTGAAGAATTTGACTGCTATGCAGCAGGTAAGGCAATAAATCATATAATATTGTAGTCATCtgctttgtttttcctttttaagttcTTTCAGCTTATACCCGACTTTCATCTTTTGAACCTGCAGGCTGTGGTTATCATGACAGGTATTAGCGTACTGGGTTGTAGTGACATATAGTCCACCACCTTCTTTAATGATGAGGTATCCAAAATggatctcttcttctctctccaatTTAATATTGAAAATCCTCTTCCATGCATTATGATCACAACTCCAGATTTTTTTGGAGGTGGTACATTTTTCgtttactttttttttgaaacggtaAATGTACTGGGGTTGGGAAAATAAGTGTTGTGAAGCTGCGGGTATGGTTGATTTTTACATTCACCATTATCTATTTCTTTTGTGTACGGATTGAATTGCTAGGGTTTATAGCTGGTCTGTTACTAGGCTTAATTGGATTTTAGTGACCCTAAGGGTGAGATCAAGTAAAGGATGTTGTAATTTGCACTGTGGTGAACTTTTAGGGATTTAGAATTGGTTTGGAAAAAGAAGTAAAATTTATGTAGATACTGAGTCAATTCAATGCACACACTGGTAGTAAAATACAAATGAAATACCAACTGGAAAGCTTTGCTGCAGAAATTGAAGAACTTTACCCAATAACAGACATGAAGTCAATATTGTAATTAATAATGATGATAAAATTAAAGAGTACAGAAAAATCGTAGCAGCTCAAAAAGAATGATCTGCAATAGGGGTAACTACCAATAACTAGGATTTGAGAATGAATTGCACAACAGGAAAATCGATTATAGTTCATAAAACATTTGGCCCTCTCAGTATATTAGAATTCAAGCAAAGCGTTTCATTTGAAAAGGATGGTGCCAATTGATGAGTCTTTTCTGTGAAAGATTCGTTGGGTTGTTTGTGATTGATTGGTTCGCTGTTGAATCCCAAGGTTTGAGATTTTTTGTTATCTgagttttgttcttcttctgttaaagtttggatttttttgGTGAGAAGTGAATGACTTAAACAGGGGAAGAAGAGGCCCTCCTTTCAAAAGTAAGCGACACCATCACTCCCAAAGCTACGAGGGTTTCCTTGCCAAACTATTGGCATCAATTGGCAATAGTTCCAGAACAGAACGTTTAAGAAACAATTAAGGAGGTGTAATGCAGCCTAGGTCCAAGTTATGGTTTGGGTTAGCTAAGAGGTCCAGTGCAAATTCATGTCCAGTTTCCACTTCATGTTTAATTTTGgctttacagaaaaaaaaaaaggctcctTGCAATCAGAAGTCGGACTAGAAAATGGATGGTCATAGCTATATCACCAATCTCAACTTGCCTTTGAAGCTATTATTATGAAATCGCCATAAAATTAGATTGAAAATGGATGACAGTCTCTTCTCTGTTATAAATTTTATTCAATCTATTTTTTTGGTTGCGTATggtataaattttttatttaatcttGTTAGAGAGATTTGTGTAACTGAAGATTTGTGCAATCAAAACTGATGATCAGTTTTGAATCTTTGTATTTATAAAATTGAATAGTGTTTATAGCTGATTGTAACAGTAGCATAACAGTTAATTAGCTTAGCTATATAATTGTACATTGTAATCAAATTGAGAATACAGAAAACACATTTTCTACATGGTATCAGAGTTTAGGTTGCTTCCCTCCTTTTTGATCCAATATCTCTTCCTTAGTCGTTCTTCATACTCTGCGCCTCCCCTCCCTCCCTCATGGCCAACCccactgcttcttcctcctctccaaACACTTCCAGCTTTATCA
It encodes:
- the LOC112203865 gene encoding uncharacterized protein LOC112203865 gives rise to the protein MSSREVKFSWTSALIGAASALATTSLLSAKPKDPTFDLISIDLTSFKLNLPLLDAGLVLTVHITNPNITPIHYSSTTMSIFYKGSLLGSADIKAGSQSAKSCKLLRLPARLDGLQLAHHCFY
- the LOC112165322 gene encoding uncharacterized protein LOC112165322 yields the protein MAHGHHPLRLLAAVTPVASDRPCTRRGRRIDGENVDCSSQFTTFSGHRWSFLRFSGHAGLRFHLGCVGGPEIKRLAGLLASKSSVHQFSSAKKFWKTELVFEDRTKVFFAIRLRIKMPYLTTKFRPENTSRGNLLYEFRC